The Opitutales bacterium ASA1 genome window below encodes:
- a CDS encoding fatty acid CoA ligase family protein: MVGENAPPAAHVSGAAEGVVNVARFLPSMAARQPDVLALRLPRGTATDGSIAYLDLTFAQLDRETDAWTHRLAGAGIRRGTRVLLLVTPGLSLIALCFALFKVGAVPVVIDPGMGLKAFLRCVQRTRPEALVAIPKGIWLARVFRGTFSSVRARLSVRPHQPLTLGFGDGADGKTPRETPPAPYPLAQTRADELAAILFTSGSTGAPKGVCYEHGMFEAQVRTIRDTYGIEPGEVDLPMLPVFALFNPALGMTTVVPEMNPSKPATVDPARIVQAIRQCGVTTSFGSPVLWRKIGDHCLRHGITLPGMRRILMAGAPVPPALMADFRKILPHGRVHSPYGATESLPVTTISDREVLDFAAARTARGEGTCVGRPVSEVEVRILAAHDGPLATLAETTPLAPGEIGEIIVRGPAVTKAYDQLPEATAASKIADPHAASATGTPTIWHRIGDMGRLDGDGRLWFCGRKAERVLLPGGEVLYTDRCEPVFNQHPHVARTALVRIGPPERGEPALIVEPKPGHWPRDARTRLALATELRALGRACETTRSIECFFFHRRFPVDVRHNAKIHRLSLARRYADRPPLRVP, encoded by the coding sequence ATGGTCGGGGAAAACGCTCCTCCGGCTGCGCACGTTTCGGGCGCGGCAGAAGGCGTCGTCAACGTCGCGCGTTTCCTCCCCTCGATGGCCGCGCGTCAGCCCGACGTGCTCGCGTTGCGCCTGCCACGGGGCACGGCAACCGACGGCTCGATCGCCTACCTCGACCTCACCTTCGCCCAACTCGATCGCGAGACCGACGCGTGGACGCACCGCCTCGCCGGGGCCGGCATCCGACGGGGCACGCGCGTGCTGCTGCTCGTGACGCCGGGACTTTCGCTCATCGCACTGTGCTTCGCACTCTTCAAAGTCGGTGCCGTGCCGGTCGTGATCGACCCCGGGATGGGCCTGAAGGCGTTTCTGCGCTGCGTGCAACGGACGCGCCCCGAGGCGCTCGTCGCCATACCGAAAGGCATCTGGCTGGCGCGGGTGTTTCGCGGGACCTTTTCGAGCGTGCGCGCCCGGCTGAGCGTGCGGCCGCATCAACCGCTCACGCTCGGATTTGGCGACGGCGCGGATGGGAAAACGCCGCGGGAAACGCCGCCGGCACCCTACCCGCTCGCACAGACGCGCGCGGACGAACTCGCGGCGATCCTCTTCACCTCCGGCTCCACCGGCGCGCCGAAGGGCGTGTGTTACGAGCACGGCATGTTCGAGGCGCAGGTCCGCACCATCCGCGACACCTACGGGATCGAGCCCGGCGAGGTCGATCTGCCGATGCTGCCGGTGTTCGCGCTGTTCAACCCCGCGCTCGGGATGACGACCGTCGTGCCCGAGATGAACCCGAGCAAGCCCGCCACGGTCGACCCCGCGCGCATCGTCCAAGCCATCCGCCAATGCGGCGTCACGACCAGTTTCGGTTCGCCCGTCCTCTGGCGGAAGATCGGCGACCATTGCCTGCGCCACGGCATCACGCTGCCCGGCATGCGCCGCATCCTCATGGCGGGAGCACCCGTGCCGCCGGCGCTCATGGCGGACTTCCGGAAAATCCTCCCGCACGGCCGGGTGCACTCGCCCTACGGCGCGACCGAGTCGTTGCCGGTCACCACGATCTCGGATCGCGAAGTGCTCGACTTCGCCGCCGCCCGCACCGCCCGCGGCGAGGGGACATGCGTGGGTCGGCCGGTCTCCGAGGTCGAGGTGCGCATCCTCGCCGCACACGACGGCCCGCTCGCCACGCTCGCGGAAACCACCCCGCTCGCACCCGGCGAGATCGGCGAAATCATCGTCCGCGGGCCGGCTGTGACGAAGGCCTACGACCAGCTCCCCGAAGCCACGGCCGCCTCCAAGATCGCCGACCCGCACGCCGCTTCGGCGACCGGTACACCGACGATCTGGCACCGCATCGGCGACATGGGCCGGCTCGACGGCGACGGCCGCCTGTGGTTCTGCGGACGCAAGGCCGAACGCGTCCTCCTCCCTGGCGGCGAGGTGCTCTACACCGATCGCTGCGAGCCGGTCTTCAACCAACACCCGCACGTCGCCCGCACCGCGCTTGTCCGCATCGGTCCGCCCGAACGCGGCGAACCTGCGCTCATCGTCGAACCCAAGCCCGGCCATTGGCCGCGCGACGCCCGCACGCGCCTCGCTCTCGCAACCGAACTGCGCGCCCTAGGACGCGCTTGCGAGACAACGCGCTCGATCGAGTGCTTCTTCTTCCACCGCCGCTTCCCCGTCGACGTGCGCCACAACGCCAAGATCCACCGCCTCTCCCTCGCACGTCGTTATGCAGACCGCCCGCCCCTGCGCGTGCCGTGA
- a CDS encoding FeoB small GTPase domain-containing protein, with translation MRLEKWDHVVALAGNPNTGKSTVFNRLTGLRQHTGNWPGKTIARAEGGFAYSGRRYKIVDLPGTYSLRSASPDETVAREFLLFGRPDVTVIVADANALERNLNLALQVLQITERAVLCLNLMDEARANGLLVDPRGLASDLGIPVVPCAARSGEGVDALLREIDAVATGAVKCRPYKLALDVPGLRETLDDVVRRLREAFPGLPNAEWIALRLIEGDRAIADLVSSGEIGRLMDDHAALAGRSPSAPAAAAAAPVAP, from the coding sequence TTGCGGCTCGAGAAGTGGGATCACGTGGTCGCGCTCGCCGGCAATCCCAACACCGGCAAGAGCACCGTCTTCAACCGCCTCACCGGACTGCGGCAGCACACCGGCAATTGGCCCGGCAAGACCATTGCTCGTGCCGAGGGCGGCTTCGCGTATTCGGGACGTCGATACAAGATCGTCGATCTCCCGGGCACCTACTCGCTGCGTTCGGCCAGCCCCGACGAGACCGTGGCGCGCGAGTTCCTCCTGTTCGGCCGGCCCGACGTCACCGTCATCGTGGCCGACGCCAACGCCTTGGAGCGCAACCTCAACCTCGCGCTCCAGGTCCTCCAGATCACCGAGCGCGCGGTGCTCTGCCTCAACCTCATGGACGAAGCCCGCGCCAACGGCCTGCTCGTCGACCCGCGTGGGCTCGCCTCCGATCTCGGCATCCCGGTCGTGCCGTGCGCGGCCCGCAGCGGCGAAGGAGTCGACGCGCTCTTGCGCGAGATCGACGCCGTCGCCACCGGTGCCGTGAAGTGCCGCCCCTACAAGCTCGCGCTCGACGTGCCGGGCCTGCGCGAGACGCTCGACGACGTCGTCCGCCGGCTGCGCGAAGCGTTTCCCGGCCTGCCCAACGCCGAATGGATCGCCCTGCGCCTGATCGAGGGCGACCGCGCCATCGCCGACCTCGTGAGCAGCGGCGAGATCGGCCGGCTCATGGACGACCACGCCGCGCTCGCCGGACGTTCGCCTTCCGCACCCGCCGCTGCTGCCGCGGCGCCCGTCGCCCCATGA
- a CDS encoding metal-dependent transcriptional regulator has protein sequence MATSTVENYVKHIFHLDQQRQAQSLASGVADTGLVAMGELAAALRVVPGTATSMIKTLADAGLVDYEPRNGVRLTEPGRRLALHVLRRHRLVELFLVQTLGMDWAEIHEEAEQLEHVISERVLERIDALLGHPTVDPHGDLIPDAAGRLADRPLISLSELPLDTERTVARIADQADAFLQFIDGQELRPGRGVRVIGRDTQAGVLRARLDNGREVSLGFAAAAKIEVEA, from the coding sequence ATGGCGACGAGCACGGTCGAGAATTACGTCAAACACATCTTCCACTTGGATCAGCAGCGGCAGGCTCAGTCTCTCGCCAGCGGGGTGGCCGACACCGGTCTCGTCGCCATGGGCGAGCTGGCCGCTGCCCTGCGTGTCGTGCCCGGCACGGCCACGAGCATGATCAAGACCCTCGCCGACGCTGGGCTGGTCGACTACGAGCCGCGCAACGGCGTGCGCCTGACCGAGCCCGGGCGCCGACTCGCGCTCCACGTGCTGCGCCGCCACCGCCTCGTGGAGCTGTTTCTCGTCCAGACGCTCGGGATGGACTGGGCGGAGATCCACGAGGAGGCGGAGCAACTGGAGCACGTCATCTCCGAGCGCGTGTTGGAGCGGATCGATGCCCTGCTCGGCCACCCGACGGTGGATCCGCACGGCGACCTCATTCCCGACGCGGCGGGACGGCTCGCCGATCGGCCGCTGATCTCGTTGAGCGAACTCCCGCTCGACACCGAACGGACGGTCGCCCGCATCGCGGATCAGGCGGACGCGTTTCTGCAGTTCATCGACGGCCAAGAACTCCGCCCCGGGCGCGGTGTGCGCGTGATCGGCCGCGACACTCAGGCGGGCGTGTTGCGCGCACGTCTCGACAACGGCCGGGAGGTCTCCCTCGGTTTCGCCGCCGCCGCCAAGATCGAGGTCGAGGCCTGA
- a CDS encoding NAD-dependent epimerase/dehydratase family protein, giving the protein MQPPPIDPALGLALVTGASGFVGSRLVHRLRAAGRPVRALSRSDMPELAAAGAEVVRTDVTDADAIARACHGADTVYHVAAKVGIWGRAADFECTNIDGTRHVIDACRSAGVRRLVFTSSPSVVFNDADLAGADESLPLGTAFPADYPRTKAAAEALALAASDPGRLAVTALRPHLVWGVGDKNLLPRVVTRARAGRLRIVGPGTNKVDLTHIENVVDAHVLAEAALARPDSPAAGRAYFVTNGEPVLLWPWINDILARLGVRPVAKRLSLARARRIGAVCEALWRILPLGGEPPMTRFLAAELAKDHWFDISAARRDLGYQPRISMTTGVATLVPWLRQTLR; this is encoded by the coding sequence ATGCAACCGCCTCCCATCGACCCCGCCCTCGGCCTCGCGCTCGTCACCGGTGCCAGCGGCTTCGTCGGTAGCCGTCTCGTGCATCGCCTCCGCGCCGCCGGCCGCCCGGTCCGCGCACTCAGCCGCTCCGACATGCCCGAACTCGCCGCCGCCGGAGCCGAGGTCGTCCGGACCGACGTGACCGATGCCGATGCCATCGCACGCGCCTGCCACGGCGCGGACACGGTCTACCATGTCGCCGCCAAAGTCGGCATCTGGGGCCGCGCCGCCGACTTCGAATGCACGAACATCGACGGCACCCGCCACGTGATCGACGCCTGCCGGAGCGCGGGCGTGCGCCGGCTCGTTTTCACCAGTTCGCCCAGCGTCGTCTTCAACGACGCCGACCTCGCAGGCGCCGACGAATCCCTCCCCCTCGGCACCGCCTTCCCGGCCGATTACCCGCGCACGAAGGCCGCCGCAGAAGCCCTTGCGCTCGCCGCCTCCGACCCCGGCCGCCTCGCCGTCACCGCCCTCCGCCCGCACCTCGTCTGGGGCGTCGGCGACAAAAACCTCCTCCCGCGCGTCGTCACACGCGCCCGCGCCGGCCGCCTCCGCATCGTCGGCCCCGGCACGAACAAGGTCGACCTCACCCACATCGAAAACGTCGTCGACGCCCACGTCCTCGCCGAAGCCGCCCTCGCCCGCCCCGACTCCCCGGCCGCCGGCCGCGCCTACTTCGTCACCAACGGCGAGCCCGTCCTGCTCTGGCCGTGGATCAACGACATCCTCGCGCGCCTAGGCGTCCGGCCTGTCGCGAAACGCCTCTCCCTCGCCCGAGCCCGCCGCATCGGTGCCGTTTGCGAAGCCCTCTGGCGCATTCTGCCTCTCGGTGGCGAGCCGCCCATGACGCGCTTCCTCGCTGCCGAACTCGCCAAGGACCACTGGTTCGACATCTCCGCCGCGCGTCGCGACCTCGGGTACCAGCCCCGCATCTCCATGACCACGGGCGTCGCCACGCTCGTCCCGTGGCTGCGCCAGACGCTCCGCTGA
- a CDS encoding TRAM domain-containing protein, whose amino-acid sequence MRKRKAIRHAGPFTPGAEIELEITTLTNMGQGLGRVLLEDHPTAVVPAPATEESAPPSETETSTDDAPNLEATDSAPAGPRGWVVLVPFALPGELVRVRVWRNQRNFSDADLVTVVRPSPHRLEPPCPLFGRCGGCQYQNFEYAEQLAWKRRQVEELLRHMARVEFPVRPVIASPREYGYRSKITPHFERPRADRPLEIGFLRAGSRFSILDLERCALATDAINERLVLERARIREAVSAGRIRNGATILLRESADGVCTDPAAIIRERVEGVDLRFPAGEFFQNNPFVLEAFTRHVRERAAADGARFLVDAYCGSGLFGLTAARAFEHVVGIEINEASVQSARANAAANGIDNVSFVAGDASAIFAQVAYPPHETAVVIDPPRKGSDEAFLAQLVAFAPRTIVYVSCNPATQMRDLATLLAAGWSIREVQPFDLFPQTKHLECVVTLGRDSAGG is encoded by the coding sequence GTGAGAAAACGCAAAGCCATCCGCCACGCCGGCCCGTTCACCCCGGGCGCCGAGATCGAACTCGAGATCACCACCCTCACCAACATGGGGCAGGGCCTCGGCCGCGTCCTCCTCGAAGACCACCCCACCGCCGTCGTCCCGGCGCCTGCCACGGAAGAGTCCGCCCCACCCTCCGAAACCGAGACCTCGACGGACGACGCACCCAACCTCGAAGCCACCGACTCCGCTCCCGCCGGCCCTCGCGGCTGGGTCGTGCTCGTGCCCTTCGCGCTCCCCGGCGAACTCGTCCGCGTGCGCGTCTGGCGCAACCAGCGCAACTTCTCCGACGCCGACCTCGTCACCGTCGTCCGCCCTTCGCCGCACCGCCTCGAACCGCCCTGCCCGCTCTTCGGACGCTGCGGCGGCTGCCAGTATCAAAACTTCGAATACGCCGAACAGCTCGCGTGGAAGCGTCGCCAAGTCGAGGAACTCCTGCGCCACATGGCCCGCGTCGAGTTTCCGGTCCGACCCGTGATCGCCTCGCCCCGCGAGTACGGTTACCGCTCCAAGATCACGCCGCACTTCGAGCGTCCGCGTGCCGATCGGCCGCTCGAGATCGGCTTCCTCCGCGCCGGCAGCCGCTTCTCCATCCTCGATCTCGAACGGTGCGCCCTCGCCACCGACGCGATCAACGAACGCCTCGTCCTCGAGCGCGCCCGCATCCGCGAGGCCGTATCGGCCGGCCGGATACGCAACGGCGCCACCATCCTCCTGCGCGAATCCGCCGACGGTGTCTGCACCGACCCCGCCGCGATCATCCGCGAACGCGTCGAGGGCGTCGACCTCCGCTTCCCCGCCGGCGAATTCTTTCAGAACAACCCCTTCGTCCTCGAGGCCTTCACCCGCCACGTGCGCGAACGCGCCGCCGCCGACGGTGCCCGCTTCCTCGTCGACGCGTACTGCGGCAGCGGCCTCTTCGGCCTCACCGCCGCGCGCGCCTTCGAACACGTCGTCGGGATCGAGATCAACGAGGCCTCCGTCCAGTCCGCCCGCGCCAACGCCGCCGCCAACGGGATCGACAACGTCTCGTTCGTCGCCGGCGACGCCTCCGCGATCTTCGCGCAGGTCGCCTACCCGCCGCACGAAACCGCCGTCGTCATCGATCCGCCCCGCAAAGGATCCGACGAAGCCTTCCTCGCCCAACTCGTCGCCTTCGCGCCGCGCACGATCGTCTACGTGTCCTGCAACCCCGCGACGCAGATGCGCGACCTCGCCACCCTCCTCGCCGCCGGCTGGAGCATCCGCGAGGTCCAACCCTTCGACCTCTTCCCGCAGACCAAACACCTCGAATGCGTCGTCACCCTCGGCCGCGACTCCGCCGGCGGCTGA